Within Candidatus Thorarchaeota archaeon, the genomic segment TGCTGGGCCACCGCCCATTACAATGGCAACACCACAGGCCTCCATGATCTCATCTCGTGTTGCGCCCGCCTCAATCGCCTTTTTAGTATGATATACAATGCACGACTCACAAGGTGCAAGAACTGAGGCGACAATGCAGATGATCTCCTTAAACTTGGCTGGTAGTGCACCATCCACATGAACGGTCTTGAGAAGATCCGTGTACGCATTGCGTGTGTCGGGAATATCTCTGTTTAGTGCTCCGAAGTGTCGCATGAAGCTCTTCAGGGTCTTTTCCACATCATTCATCGCAAGGTCTCCGTGCTAGCTGGTGAGGGTCTATCGTGATACGGGATAGCCCAGATTCCACTCTGGCTTCGAGTAGCGAGTTCGATATAAAGCCTCTGCAAGGTCCATCTCATTCCTCTTCCACGAACCCCTCTCTAGCTCGCACTGAGTGATCTTCTCAATCACATTAATTATGGTGTTCTTGATCTCATCTGACGATGGAGGATCTTGTAGCTCCCGAATGATTGTCGTGACGGTGTCCCTCTTACTCTCTAGGCACCTCGTCATATTGGGCTCCCGTAAATAGACTGGCTGATTCTCTGATGGCATGAGCGACATCGCAAGCCTGTCAAGATCCGCATCAATCAAAAGTGTCCCGTGGATAAATGACACCCCTCGTTTTATCCATCCTGCAGTTCCAGTGATTTTTTTCCCATTAATTCTGATGCACGATCTGTACGAGTCGAATGTGCTTGGAATTCCGATCTCTCTGAGACCAGTTGCTATCCCACCTATGAAATTGAAGTATAGCTCTGGCAATGTTCGTGACACGTACTGTTCTGACTGATCCATGCATAATGCGAAATTAAGATTCCCAAGATCGTGGAATACTGCTCCGCCTCCTGTAAATCTTCGCGCAATCGAAATATTATTATTATTGCAGTACTTGAAATTCACTTCTTTATGAGAGCACTGAAACCTTCCAATGACGACCGCGGACTCGGCCCTCCAGAATCTTAGTGTGCTGATCTTCTCATGGCGCTGGGCATTTGTTCTCGCAAGTGCCTCCTCAAGGGCAAGACTGTGGAATATGTCTTCTTTTCCCTCATCGATGAGTCGCCATGTCACTAATCATTCCTCTCGTTTCAGGAATCAACAAATTGTACATCTTGTGAACAATGGGGGTTTTTGCTTCACGTTCCACGATCGAGATTTAACCGCATTAATGGACGGGCCTATACGCGCTCATATGTCAGGAAGAAACTCTCTGATGTGTTTTTCCCATTTTGGTGCTAGGATGAGGACCTTACGAGCACACTCTTCAGCCTTGGCCTTCTGGCCTAGCTGATGATGGAGTTTTGCCTTGTAGTACCATGCCTTTGCAAAGCCCGCGTCGAGCGCAATTGCCTCTTCATATGCCTCCAATGCTTTGTCAAACTCGCCTTTTTGTTCGTATACCCGTGCAACATTGAACCAATCGTACTGTGTTCTCTCTTCAATTTCGGCAGCCATAATGACCTCTCCTTTTACACATAATCTGAATGGTCCCTTATTAATTATGAGTCACTGTCACTCTCTGGCGGTGGGAGTGGACATCCAGAAGGAGATGGTGGTCGCCGGTGACTGCCGATCACCGGCTTAGCAGATGTCGTTTATGAGGCAAGACACGGGATGATGACGAAGCACCGTGTCACTTGTTGATGCTCATAATGCAATTTAAGGTCGCCATAATTAAGCGGTTAGATTTTCAGAAAGAACGGATTCTCAAGAGTATCCTTTAGAGCCGCAAGGAATTGTCCAGCAGGTGCACCATCGAGAATGCGGTGATCAACAGCGCAGCTTGCCATCATCATGTGTCTGATGACTATCTCATCGTCCACAACAACTGGCTTCTTCTTGATCTGTCCTAATGCCAGAATGGCGGACTCTGGGGGATTGATGACCGGAATGAAGAGGTCAACACCAAACGATCCAAGATTTGATATGGTAAAGGTCCCTCCTGAGAGGTCGCCTGCGTCAAGGGATCCCTCGCGTGCTTTCCTTCCGAGGGCCTTTGTTTCCTGAGCTATCTGAGATATTGATTTCTTATTTGCCGCTTTTACAAC encodes:
- a CDS encoding carboxymuconolactone decarboxylase family protein, whose product is MNDVEKTLKSFMRHFGALNRDIPDTRNAYTDLLKTVHVDGALPAKFKEIICIVASVLAPCESCIVYHTKKAIEAGATRDEIMEACGVAIVMGGGPAVSHIAHVQDALDEWAPRKK
- a CDS encoding lipoate--protein ligase family protein: MTWRLIDEGKEDIFHSLALEEALARTNAQRHEKISTLRFWRAESAVVIGRFQCSHKEVNFKYCNNNNISIARRFTGGGAVFHDLGNLNFALCMDQSEQYVSRTLPELYFNFIGGIATGLREIGIPSTFDSYRSCIRINGKKITGTAGWIKRGVSFIHGTLLIDADLDRLAMSLMPSENQPVYLREPNMTRCLESKRDTVTTIIRELQDPPSSDEIKNTIINVIEKITQCELERGSWKRNEMDLAEALYRTRYSKPEWNLGYPVSR
- a CDS encoding tetratricopeptide repeat protein, whose translation is MAAEIEERTQYDWFNVARVYEQKGEFDKALEAYEEAIALDAGFAKAWYYKAKLHHQLGQKAKAEECARKVLILAPKWEKHIREFLPDI